The following are from one region of the Polyangiaceae bacterium genome:
- a CDS encoding DUF481 domain-containing protein, with product MRLSPFVAVALGLGCFASCPRPAIGQVDTEALRRKLGSLQSDREGEHTRSITAKLDGSLKAYGGNTDGVVWGASLQLAGRTGRHLGFFAATGDYSHLDGETQVRRSFAHARYNYELSEGLWWELFGQLESNKFIAVRLRELVGTGPRLQLFDADELQAFFGTAYMLEHTELASDVTPPDRPALVHRSSNYLTFSWLVDERVSLVSTTYYQPRFDEPSDYRLFSQLSADFGVATVLKAGMSLMLRYDSLPPGGVESTDWSVVNTLGLEL from the coding sequence GTGCGCCTCTCGCCGTTTGTCGCCGTAGCTCTTGGACTGGGCTGTTTTGCCTCGTGTCCGCGCCCCGCTATCGGTCAGGTGGATACCGAGGCGTTACGACGCAAGCTCGGTAGCTTGCAGAGCGACCGTGAGGGGGAACACACGCGCTCCATCACCGCCAAGCTCGATGGCTCGCTGAAAGCGTATGGCGGCAACACCGACGGCGTGGTTTGGGGTGCCAGCCTGCAGCTGGCTGGGCGCACGGGGCGCCACTTGGGCTTTTTTGCGGCCACGGGCGACTACAGTCACCTCGACGGTGAGACCCAGGTGCGCCGCTCCTTCGCTCACGCGCGCTACAACTACGAGCTCAGCGAAGGGCTCTGGTGGGAGCTGTTTGGCCAGCTCGAGAGCAACAAGTTCATTGCCGTGCGGCTACGCGAGCTGGTTGGGACGGGGCCCCGCCTGCAGTTGTTCGACGCCGATGAGCTGCAAGCCTTCTTTGGTACCGCGTACATGCTGGAGCACACCGAGCTCGCAAGCGACGTCACGCCGCCGGATCGTCCCGCCCTGGTGCATCGCTCGAGCAACTACCTCACCTTCAGCTGGTTGGTAGACGAGCGGGTGAGCCTCGTGTCGACGACCTACTACCAGCCGCGCTTCGACGAGCCCAGCGACTACCGCCTGTTCAGCCAGCTGAGCGCGGACTTTGGCGTGGCCACGGTGCTCAAAGCCGGAATGTCGCTCATGCTGCGCTACGACAGCTTGCCTCCGGGCGGGGTGGAGTCCACAGATTGGTCTGTGGTGAACACCCTCGGACTGGAGCTGTGA
- a CDS encoding ferritin-like domain-containing protein has translation MSEATPRIDIEHIMAELDVTFNWTYQETRKDLRDLYRKAKKLQWDAEVRLDWSQDVDIEKQAVPDFMHPLFGSDIYNKMTEADHVVMRKEMASWTQSQFLHGEQGALLAAAQLVNSVPDFDSKLYAGTQVVDEARHVEVFDRYLHTKVGFSYPVSPYLKKLLDLILTDSRWDMKLLGMQIMVEGLALAAFGVTAKTVEEPLLRDMTTYVIQDEARHVAYGVLSLRDYYNDVSEKDRQEREDFIYEAAVLMRDRFLFQQMWEKLGYPVEECCEIAMNNEGQKQFRQILFSKIVPAVKRIGLLSDRQRERFAALDILQYENWEDPFESLKRAEEEQAEEGLAGAAAE, from the coding sequence ATGAGCGAAGCCACGCCGCGGATCGACATCGAGCACATCATGGCGGAGCTGGACGTCACGTTTAACTGGACGTACCAGGAGACGCGCAAGGACCTCCGTGATCTTTACCGCAAGGCAAAGAAGCTCCAGTGGGACGCTGAGGTGCGCCTGGACTGGAGCCAGGACGTTGACATCGAGAAGCAAGCGGTGCCGGACTTCATGCACCCGCTCTTCGGTTCGGACATCTACAACAAGATGACCGAGGCGGATCACGTGGTCATGCGCAAGGAGATGGCCTCTTGGACGCAGTCGCAGTTCCTCCACGGCGAGCAAGGCGCGCTGCTGGCTGCGGCACAGCTCGTGAACTCCGTGCCGGATTTCGACTCGAAGCTCTACGCCGGCACCCAGGTGGTGGATGAGGCGCGTCATGTGGAGGTCTTCGATCGCTACCTCCACACCAAGGTTGGCTTCTCCTACCCGGTGAGTCCCTACCTGAAGAAGCTCCTCGACTTGATCCTCACGGATTCACGCTGGGACATGAAGCTGCTCGGTATGCAGATCATGGTCGAAGGCCTGGCGCTGGCTGCATTCGGTGTGACGGCGAAGACGGTGGAGGAGCCGCTGCTCCGCGACATGACCACCTACGTGATTCAGGACGAGGCGCGCCACGTGGCCTACGGCGTGCTCAGCCTGCGCGACTACTACAACGACGTCAGCGAGAAGGACCGCCAGGAGCGCGAGGACTTCATCTACGAGGCGGCCGTGCTGATGCGGGATCGCTTCTTGTTCCAGCAGATGTGGGAGAAGCTCGGCTACCCCGTCGAAGAGTGCTGCGAGATCGCGATGAACAATGAAGGCCAGAAGCAGTTCCGGCAGATCTTGTTCTCCAAGATCGTCCCCGCGGTGAAGCGCATCGGTCTCCTGTCGGATCGCCAGCGCGAGCGCTTCGCGGCCCTCGACATCCTGCAGTACGAGAACTGGGAGGATCCCTTCGAGAGCCTCAAGCGCGCGGAAGAGGAGCAGGCCGAAGAAGGCCTCGCTGGCGCTGCGGCTGAGTAA
- a CDS encoding CPXCG motif-containing cysteine-rich protein encodes MLSEEGARCPYCFELVDTYPDPGGGEHQQYVEDCAVCCRPLVITATYDEARGEYQLSVVGDL; translated from the coding sequence GTGTTGAGCGAAGAAGGCGCGCGCTGCCCTTACTGCTTCGAACTCGTGGACACCTATCCGGATCCAGGGGGGGGAGAGCACCAACAGTACGTCGAAGACTGTGCCGTGTGCTGCCGCCCACTGGTGATCACCGCGACCTACGATGAAGCCAGGGGTGAGTATCAGCTGAGCGTGGTGGGTGACTTGTGA